A stretch of the Neodiprion lecontei isolate iyNeoLeco1 chromosome 4, iyNeoLeco1.1, whole genome shotgun sequence genome encodes the following:
- the LOC107220973 gene encoding protein-tyrosine sulfotransferase, with the protein MSLLSPRGGRKASILCFAGLLFLLVLYQLGIICGSSKDGPTSVMIAKEKYVMGASDHKVYTYDRTMPLIFIGGVPRSGTTLMRAMLDAHPDVRCGQETRVIPRILQMRSHWLKSERESIRLEEAGISKEVMNSAIAAFCLEVIARHGEPAPRLCNKDPLTLKMGSYVLELFPNAKFLFMVRDGRATVHSIISRKVTITGFDLTSYRQCLTKWNHAISVMHGQCKEVGADKCLMVPYEQLVLHPKDWMKRILAFLDVPWNESVLHHEEFINKPGGVPLSKVERSSDQVIKPVNLEALTKWVGHIPDDVVRDMPDIAPMLSVLGYDPYANPPVYGAPDSLVSDNTRRVLAEGQIWAAKVKKLALQEKPLQPPSASTKDSSDLPNA; encoded by the exons ATGTCACTTCTGTCACCTCGGGGGGGCCGGAAGGCTTCCATCCTCTGCTTTGCGGGACTGCTTTTTCTTCTGGTCCTTTATCAGCTCGGTATCATCTGCGGGTCCTCCAAAGATGGACCGACTTCGGTGATGATTGCCAAAGAG AAATATGTGATGGGTGCTTCGGACCACAAAGTCTATACCTACGACAGAACAATGCCGTTGATATTCATCGGCGGTGTGCCCAGGTCAGGAACAACTCTGATGCGAGCAATGCTTGACGCCCACCCCGATGTAAG GTGTGGTCAAGAGACTAGGGTTATACCTCGTATTCTGCAGATGAGATCTCACTGGTTGAAGTCTGAACGAGAAAGTATTAGACTAGAGGAAGCTGGAATCTCAAAAGAG GTGATGAACAGCGCGATTGCCGCATTCTGCTTGGAAGTGATCGCAAGACATGGTGAGCCAGCTCCTCGCTTGTGCAACAAAGATCCACTCACCCTCAAGATGGGCTCATACGTCCTCGAACTTTTCCCAAATGCAAAATTCCTCTTTATGGTACGCGATGGGAGAGCAACAGTTCATTCCATTATCTCGAGAAAG GTAACAATCACAGGATTCGATCTCACCTCATACCGACAATGTCTGACGAAATGGAATCACGCTATTTCCGTGATGCACGGTCAGTGTAAGGAGGTAGGCGCTGATAAATGTCTGATGGTTCCTTACGAGCAGTTGGTTCTTCATCCCAAAGATTGGATGAAGCGAATACTGGCCTTTCTTGATGTTCCATGGAACGAATCTGTGCTTCATCATGAAGAGTTTATCAACAAACCTGGAGGTGTACCTCTCAGCAA GGTTGAGCGGTCATCGGATCAGGTAATCAAGCCCGTAAACCTCGAGGCGCTGACCAAGTGGGTCGGCCACATCCCGGATGACGTCGTTCGCGACATGCCCGACATCGCCCCGATGCTCTCGGTTCTCGGCTACGATCCCTACGCCAATCCCCCAGTTTACGGAGCCCCGGACAGCTTGGTCAGCGACAATACCAGAAG agTCTTAGCTGAGGGTCAAATATGGGCAGCGAAAGTAAAGAAGCTAGCACTTCAGGAAAAACCTCTTCAGCCACCATCTGCGTCTACTAAAGATTCCAGTGACCTGCCAAATGCGTGA